Sequence from the Nitrosopumilus maritimus SCM1 genome:
AAACTTTTATCGAGCAGAAAACTCTCATACCGGAAGACATCTTAGTGAATTTACTAGTATAGATATCGAAGCAGCATTCATGGATTACAATGATGTCATGGATGTTTTAGAGTCACTGGTTATGGACGTGTACAAGTTTACATCAGAAAATTGTAAAAAAGAACAAGAGATAATCGGCCACACTATAGAGGTTCCAAAATCACCATTTGAGAGAATCACATACAATCAGTGTATTGAGGAACTAAAGAGTGCAGGAGAAAAGGTGGAATTTGGAGATGATTTGCTCGATTCACATCTTAGAATCATAGGAAACAATCATCCAGGATTCTTCTTTTTGACTGACTGGCCTATGAAACTAAAACCATTTTACATTAGAGAGAAAGATGAAGACCCAGAACTATCACGCTCATTTGACTTGCAATATGGATATCTAGAGTTGTCCTCAGGTGGAACAAGGCTTCACAATCCAGAGAGGTTAAAGAACAGATTAAGAGAGCAAGATTTGGATCCTGCACAATTTACTGACCATCTCAAGGCATTTGATTGGGGAATGCCTCCACATTCGGGATGGGGAATGGGGTTAGACAGGTTGATGACTACATTGATTGGAATTGATAATGTCCGTGAAGTTGTCTTGTATCCAAGAGATCCTGACAGATTAAGTCCATAGTCATTCAGATTTTTATTGTAATAAAATTACATCAATTCATGATAGAACAAGAAGATGCAAAAAAAGTAGTAGAAGTCATTGGAAATAATTTGATTGGAGTTTCACATGATTCAACTAGTTTTCAAAAACTGCCAGATTCTTTTTGGGGATATTTTGCAAGAGGTCATGACAAGAAAGGAAACTTTGGAGTAATTGTGACATATTCTGAAGACGGAAAAGATGTAGATGAGTTAATCAAGATGTACGAAGAGTGGGCAGAAAAGAATAAACCAAAATCAGAATAGTTATTTTGTCTCTAACAATAATTTTCTGTAACCCTGACATTCTTTGCAGATAGGTTTTCCTTTGTACTTTGGATTACCGTCTTTAATTTTCAGCGTACCTTCAACAAGTTTACAGATACAACATTTTGCCATAAGGATTCATTAAAAGTGCAATTAATAAGAATTGGGAATCTGAAAAAGAGATAAATCCAAAGAAGGGGATCTATGTTAGTGTACAAATGTGATTTCTGTGGATCAAATTTTGGAGATAGAGTCTGCTACTTTTGTGAGAAAAATTGTTGCACATCATGTATGACAGATGATAGAACACGCTGTAAGGAATGCTACATCCATAAAAGAAAACTAAGTGCAAGACAACTGATTAGAAAAAACAAACTGGTTTTTGTTTTTATTGGAATTTTATGGTTTTATGCAGTTTTTCCAGGACCATTTATGCCTGGATTAGAGGGAGGATTCTATGTAATCTCAGTTGTTGCAGCAGTCTTGATTTTAATTCCAGTGTGTTTAGCCATGTTCTTCTGGTCATTAAATCCACCAAAATCAGATGTAAAGAAAAGAAGAGATTAGAGATTATCAGTTATCTGTTTTGTAAATTCTGAAGTGGTTTTATCTCCACCAATATCTTTTGTTTTAACACCAGTTTTTACCAAATTAAATATTGTAGATTCTAACTTTTGACCAACCTCAAAGCATTTTGAATCACTATTCTTTGTTCCAAGCCAATCAAGCATCATCTTAATTGAAAGTAAGAATGATGAAGGATTTGCAATGTTTTGTCCTGCAATATCAAATGCGGCACCGTGAACTGGCTCAAACAATGCAAAGTTATCACCAATGTTGGCAGCTGGTGCCATTCCCAATCCACCAACAACTTGAGAAGATTCATCAGATAAAATGTCACCAAACAAGTTTGTAGTTACTACAACATCAAATTCTTGAGGTTGACGAATCAAGTTCATTGCACATGCATCAACATACATTTGCTCAAATGAAATATCAGGATAGTCTTTTGAAACTTCAGTACATGCTTTTGCAAACATTCCATCTGTAACTCTCATTACATTTGATTTGTGAACACATGTTACCTTTTTCTTGTCATTACGCATTTTAGCTGTTTCAAATGCATATTTGGCAATTCTTTTGGAAGCTTGCTCAGAAATTATTCTCAATGCTACTGAAGAGTCACCCAAACTGAAT
This genomic interval carries:
- the aspS gene encoding aspartate--tRNA(Asn) ligase, whose amino-acid sequence is MVFVKTHDISELTSELIGKQVVLGGWIEDLRKLGKMSFITLRDVSGISQVIVKGELNDNLGEINRQSVVSVKGIVQETKARDFAFEIKAEEIEVLGKAIHPLPVDPIGRVESNIDTRLNHRALDMRNQKTASIFKLRHYVLQSLRKTLVGKKFIEITTPKIIGSASEGGANLFSLEYFGKKAYLAQSPQLYKEQMTIGLERVFEISNFYRAENSHTGRHLSEFTSIDIEAAFMDYNDVMDVLESLVMDVYKFTSENCKKEQEIIGHTIEVPKSPFERITYNQCIEELKSAGEKVEFGDDLLDSHLRIIGNNHPGFFFLTDWPMKLKPFYIREKDEDPELSRSFDLQYGYLELSSGGTRLHNPERLKNRLREQDLDPAQFTDHLKAFDWGMPPHSGWGMGLDRLMTTLIGIDNVREVVLYPRDPDRLSP
- a CDS encoding isocitrate/isopropylmalate dehydrogenase family protein, which gives rise to MYKISLITGDGIGPELSDSAVSVLETIHDKLDLKFGITKLSAGDKALEQTGKALPDDTVSAIKQSDACMKAPVGESAADVIVVLRRMLDLYANIRPAKSYPHMPALRDDIDMVIVRENTEDLYTGKEFSLGDSSVALRIISEQASKRIAKYAFETAKMRNDKKKVTCVHKSNVMRVTDGMFAKACTEVSKDYPDISFEQMYVDACAMNLIRQPQEFDVVVTTNLFGDILSDESSQVVGGLGMAPAANIGDNFALFEPVHGAAFDIAGQNIANPSSFLLSIKMMLDWLGTKNSDSKCFEVGQKLESTIFNLVKTGVKTKDIGGDKTTSEFTKQITDNL